CCGGAGGGAGCCTGGCGGCAGGTCGCTGAAGCGAGGGCCGAAGTGCGTCAATGCCAGCAAGACAAGGCGCGTCTTCTGGTGGAGCGAGCGGCTCCACGTGGACTCATGGGGACCGCATGGCTGGAGCGAGATAGGGACAGGCGATTGACGGATATCTCTGGAGACTTCCGCCAGGACCCCGGAAGCGCGCTCCTCATCACGAAGGCCAAGAGCTATCGCCATGCGGAGAGTGTGGCGGTCCGGGTCCATTTCTCGAGCGGCGCTTCCGCTCCCTGGCGTGCAGTGGGCGCCGTGTTGACGGATGGCTCGAGAAGCCAACTCGAACTGTTGGTGTGGCAGGAGGAGCCGCTCGCGCCGAGGGGCTCGGGTGTGGTCGTGGTCGGTGCCCAACGGGCTCCCGCGCGATTGCGCTGCCCCTGTGACCTCGAACTTTGGGAAGAGGGGAGGGCTCGCACCGTCACCTTGAGGCAGGTGACCTTCCCCTGAGCGGAGTCGTTCTCTCGCGTGGCTTCTGAACACGAGCTCGATACGGCCCGGTCTATCAGCCCGTACATCGTCTCGAGGCCCACGTAGCCCATCAGGAGGAGGGTCATGCCGGCAGCCAAGGCCTTGCTCGTTGGCTCAGGCACGACCCACATCATGCATGACTCGTAGCCGTCACTCGTCGTGAGGTGGGCCCCGGGGGCACCCGTGACGCAGGCGGACTGAAGGAAGAGCAAGAGAAGAAACCAGCCGCCCATCACGGGGCGTGGCCGTGCGCCAGGTGGACGCGGACCGACAGGACGGGTGGACACGACACACCTCCAGTGGCGACGAGGGGGGCGAGTCGTCGCGCTGGAATCAAACGGAGATTCGAGTGTGCCCGTCAAATCCACCGCGGATGCTCGCCGCGGCTGCCCGTGTCCTCAGGACACGCCGTAGTCTGGCAGGGTGATGGCCTCGGCGGGGGGCGTCAGGAGCCGGCCGAGGAGCTGGCGCACTCCGGGCGCGGTGGCGAAGCGCAGCACGGTGTGGCTCAGGGCGATGCCGGTCCGGGTCTTCGGATTGGCGATCCTCGGTGCCATCGAGGGGACATCCTGGGCCCGCGCGACGTAGGGGCGCATCACCCGCTCGTAGGCCGCGAACGCCTCGGCATGGTCCGCATGCCGGGAGAGCTCTCCCGCGAGGACGTAGGCGCCCACCAGCGCCAGGCTCGTCCCCATGCCGCTGATGGGCGAGGCGCAATAGGCGGCATCGCCCACCAGCGCCACCCGCCCTCGCGACCAGCGGGGCATGCGCACCTGGCCAATCGCCTCGAAGTAGAAGTCCGTCGTCCCGGCGAGGCCCGCCAGGGCCCGGGGCACCTGCCACCCGGCATCGGCGAACACCCGCCGGAGCACGTCCTTCTGCTCGTCCTGTCCGAGCCGTTCATAGCCGCGGGGCGGACTGAGGAACGTCATCAAGGCCCGGGTCGTGCCGACGTTGTCCGGCCGCAGGACCAGGCTGCGGCTGCCCGGGGCGTTGTACCAGCGCGCCCAGTTGTCATCCGACGGCTCCCGGGGAATCGTGAAGTAGGCGATGTAGAGGCCCAGCGAGCGGATCCTCGCCTCGTCCCCGAACACGAGCTGCCGCGTCTTCGAGCCGATTCCATCCGCGGCGATGACGAGATCGAACTCGCGCTCGGGGCCGTGGAGGAAGCCCACCCGGACCCGATCGCCGGTCTCGGTGAGGGAGGCCACCCGATCGCCGAAAAGGTACTCGGTGTCCTCCCGTGTGGCGTCGTAGAGGACCTGGGCGAACTCGCCGCGCAGGATCTCCAGCTCGGCTGTCGGTCCCTTGCCGTCCAGCGACTCGGAGCTGATGCGCGCCTTCACCCGCCCCTCCGAGTCCACGAAGGCGAGGCCCGCCTCATGGGTCGTCCGGGCGCGGATCGCCTGCTCGAGGTTCATCCGGCGCACGACCTCCTGCCCCGCGCCGCGCACGTCCACGGACTGACCCCCGGTGCGCAGTTCCGGGGCCCGCTCGACGATGACCGGGCGCAGACCGTGGCGTTTCAACCAGAACGCGAGCGCCGGACCGGCGATGCTGGCTCCGCAGATGAGGACGGTTCGTTCGGCCATGGGGTGGGTTCCTTTTCGTGCCGCGGGTGGGGAATGCGTACGGCGGGCGCTCAGGTGCCGGCGGGGCGCTCGAGCGCGGTGACATAGACGTCGATGATCTGGCCGAGGAACCGCTCGACCACGGCGCGGTCGGCCTCGCTCAGCCCGGCCACGACCGCGTCCAGGCTCTCGAGCATCGGCGTCAATTGCTGGATGACCCGGGCGACGGACGCCTCGACCGGGACGACGAGCACCTTGCGGCGGTCCGTGGCGTCCCGTTCGCGCGAGACGTGTCCGGCCCGCTCCAGTCGATCGACGATGTGCGTGCTGGCCGCGGTCGTCACCTCCAGGCGCGAGGCCAGGTCGCTGGGGGTCAACGGCCCGTTGGAGATCAGATGCTCCATGGCGGAGAGATCCGTCAGGTTGACGCCCAGGTGCTCGCCCAGGCGCTGCTCGATCCTCCGCGTGAGGAGCGAGACGAGCCGCAGGCGATCGCCGATTTCACCTCCCGCGAGCAGCAACCGCTCCAGATCAGCTCCCTCGGGCGGACCCGGGGGCAGACGACCTTTCGCCATGGCATCCTCAAGATTGATTGAATTAGTTAGCTATCAATTAGATTGAATATAATGACCATTAGCCAAGGGGCAAGGGAATCCGAGCAGGGGCGGATTCGTCCCGAGAGCGGGGGAGACCCACCAGGTCCGTTCCCAAGGCCTCCCGGTGTGCATCCCGCCAGGTCGTGGCGCTAACCTGGTGCGCGGACGTGCCCCGGTGAAAGGCTCATGGCGAAGGCGATCTTCACGACCTCGGAGAGTTCCGCGTACGACGACCAGCCCGAGGTCCGTTACCACTTTCCGAAGATGTACCTGCGCCAGGCCGAGGCCGCCGTCGGCGACCTGATCCTCTACTACGAGCCTCGCCGCACCCAGGGGCCCCGGAGCACCACGGGTCGTCAGGCCTACTTCGCCGTGGCCCGGCTCCAGCGCGTGGAGCGGGACGAGGCCAGAGCCGACCACTACTACGCCTACGTCGAGGACTATCTCGAGTTCGATCGCCCGGTGCCCTTCCGGGAAGGAGACCTGTACTACGAGGGCGCCTTGCGCAAGCCGGACGGCAGCAC
Above is a window of Cystobacter fuscus DNA encoding:
- a CDS encoding DUF2381 family protein, whose amino-acid sequence is MTRGVLLGLLLLSDRVRAAEPERVPGCVMSSRVDLGEASTRAVPEVCVSPDQPTTLVFDSPIAWGTVKVAPEERLADWAQGREGRSVMVLPRADLLVGERVKLTVRFVGDSEPARAEFWLVGHLAQGARRVEVFRHERPPEGAWRQVAEARAEVRQCQQDKARLLVERAAPRGLMGTAWLERDRDRRLTDISGDFRQDPGSALLITKAKSYRHAESVAVRVHFSSGASAPWRAVGAVLTDGSRSQLELLVWQEEPLAPRGSGVVVVGAQRAPARLRCPCDLELWEEGRARTVTLRQVTFP
- a CDS encoding MarR family winged helix-turn-helix transcriptional regulator, which encodes MAKGRLPPGPPEGADLERLLLAGGEIGDRLRLVSLLTRRIEQRLGEHLGVNLTDLSAMEHLISNGPLTPSDLASRLEVTTAASTHIVDRLERAGHVSRERDATDRRKVLVVPVEASVARVIQQLTPMLESLDAVVAGLSEADRAVVERFLGQIIDVYVTALERPAGT
- a CDS encoding FAD-dependent monooxygenase gives rise to the protein MAERTVLICGASIAGPALAFWLKRHGLRPVIVERAPELRTGGQSVDVRGAGQEVVRRMNLEQAIRARTTHEAGLAFVDSEGRVKARISSESLDGKGPTAELEILRGEFAQVLYDATREDTEYLFGDRVASLTETGDRVRVGFLHGPEREFDLVIAADGIGSKTRQLVFGDEARIRSLGLYIAYFTIPREPSDDNWARWYNAPGSRSLVLRPDNVGTTRALMTFLSPPRGYERLGQDEQKDVLRRVFADAGWQVPRALAGLAGTTDFYFEAIGQVRMPRWSRGRVALVGDAAYCASPISGMGTSLALVGAYVLAGELSRHADHAEAFAAYERVMRPYVARAQDVPSMAPRIANPKTRTGIALSHTVLRFATAPGVRQLLGRLLTPPAEAITLPDYGVS